In Nakamurella antarctica, the following are encoded in one genomic region:
- the trxA gene encoding thioredoxin, whose protein sequence is MATKDVTDASFADDVLMSDKPVIVDFWATWCGPCRMVSPILEEISDAHSAKINVVKIDVDANPQTAQDYKILSLPTMMVFQGGKPVKQVIGAKPKAALLAEFAEYL, encoded by the coding sequence ATGGCCACCAAAGATGTAACCGACGCCAGCTTCGCTGACGACGTATTGATGTCGGATAAGCCCGTCATCGTCGATTTCTGGGCGACGTGGTGCGGACCGTGTCGCATGGTCTCCCCGATCCTCGAGGAGATCTCCGATGCGCACAGCGCCAAGATCAACGTCGTCAAGATCGACGTCGACGCAAACCCGCAGACCGCCCAGGATTACAAAATCCTGTCTCTGCCCACGATGATGGTTTTTCAGGGCGGCAAGCCCGTTAAGCAGGTCATCGGCGCAAAGCCGAAGGCCGCTCTGCTCGCCGAATTCGCCGAATATCTGTAA
- the trxB gene encoding thioredoxin-disulfide reductase, with the protein MSQVHDVIVIGSGPAGYTAATYLARADLKPLVFEGSQYGGALMTTTEVENFPGFTDGILGPDLMAKMREQAARFGADLRPQDVETVDLTGPIKTVSVDGTVHLAKAVVLATGSAARYLNLPDEQRLIGRGVSSCATCDGFFFRNHDIAVIGGGDSAMEEATFLARFARSVTIVHRRADFRASAIMYDRAKANEKIRWAKNKAVTGVNGADTVESLTLTDTVTGEISTLVVTAMFVAIGHDPRSEIIRGQIDVDDEGYVLVEGRSTATNLPGVFAAGDLVDHTYRQAITAAGSGCAAALDAQHYLALHGSAVSDPEPELVS; encoded by the coding sequence GTGTCGCAGGTACATGACGTCATCGTCATCGGTTCCGGTCCCGCGGGCTATACCGCAGCCACCTACCTGGCGAGAGCCGACTTGAAGCCTTTGGTCTTTGAAGGGTCCCAGTACGGAGGGGCGCTGATGACGACCACGGAGGTGGAGAACTTCCCCGGTTTTACCGACGGAATCCTCGGCCCGGATCTGATGGCCAAAATGCGCGAGCAGGCCGCACGGTTTGGCGCGGACCTGCGTCCCCAAGATGTTGAAACTGTTGACCTCACCGGACCCATCAAAACGGTGTCAGTAGATGGAACCGTGCACTTGGCGAAGGCTGTGGTGTTGGCCACGGGGAGTGCGGCTCGTTATTTAAACCTTCCGGACGAGCAGCGGCTCATCGGCCGCGGCGTCTCCTCCTGCGCCACCTGTGACGGCTTTTTCTTCCGCAACCACGACATCGCGGTGATCGGCGGTGGTGATTCCGCCATGGAAGAGGCGACCTTCCTCGCAAGGTTCGCACGCAGCGTCACCATTGTTCATCGTCGTGCGGATTTCCGGGCTAGCGCCATCATGTACGACCGGGCCAAGGCCAACGAGAAGATCCGCTGGGCTAAGAATAAGGCCGTCACGGGCGTCAACGGCGCCGACACCGTCGAGTCCCTGACGCTGACCGATACCGTGACGGGCGAGATAAGCACGCTGGTGGTGACGGCTATGTTTGTCGCCATCGGGCACGATCCGCGGTCGGAAATCATCCGTGGCCAAATCGACGTGGACGACGAAGGGTACGTGCTCGTCGAAGGCCGGTCCACGGCCACCAACCTGCCCGGCGTCTTTGCCGCCGGCGACTTAGTGGACCACACCTATCGGCAGGCTATTACAGCTGCTGGTTCCGGGTGCGCAGCGGCGCTGGACGCACAGCATTATCTGGCTCTGCACGGTAGCGCGGTGTCGGATCCGGAACCTGAACTCGTTTCCTAG